Proteins from one Paenibacillus amylolyticus genomic window:
- a CDS encoding ABC transporter substrate-binding protein, protein MDTLHTHFIRLAGAEQLAFKLHEPVAVTIDSLSAALYCTPRNVKFILRKLEEQGFIHWQPGRGRGHHSELTLLRSMHEALEASFSELLAKGKMKDAIELIGTTQMHDSLREQLMLSLHQQMGFHSHDETASGHDILNIMRSRQLGDLDPAFVYTAFETYLLSQVCNTLITYDAKTESFLPALAHMWECSEDHRLWTFYLRKGVRFHNGRVMTSRDVQATLQRLIDVHSPSIWLYRDIERAEVAGDYCIKFVLHRPNRFFLHLFSCIRMTILPHDYNAANTLIGTGPFQITQQSEDVLELAAFDAYYGIRPHLDQVHFWFVPDLNPNDRYYELPGTDRLSLATGCDQTNSINYPALGCQYMLFNFHKEGIHHHPLFRQALRMVYDSVTLVRDLGGNRITPASSFLPWKSAAQDWTAASLEQARELLHNCGYQGETITLSYKHNKDADVAEWFQCRAESIGLNISMKAVVDYFNSEETTNAQLILAEEILEEDWQYGMIHFFKNLSNHFHMCMSPAFQSLLDDTLDHFPRLHRADRTSLLDEAEALLREHCWILHGCHMNKQAELDQSIFGMQLAEFGYMDISKLWIKNP, encoded by the coding sequence ATGGATACCCTACATACACATTTTATAAGGCTCGCCGGGGCCGAACAACTTGCATTCAAGCTTCATGAACCTGTAGCGGTAACGATCGATAGCCTGTCCGCTGCCTTATATTGCACCCCTCGCAATGTGAAATTCATTCTTAGAAAATTGGAGGAGCAAGGCTTCATCCACTGGCAACCCGGTCGCGGTCGTGGACACCATTCAGAGCTAACGCTGCTGCGTAGCATGCATGAAGCACTGGAAGCCAGCTTTAGCGAACTTCTGGCTAAAGGCAAAATGAAAGATGCCATTGAACTCATCGGAACCACTCAGATGCATGATTCACTTCGGGAACAGCTCATGCTCTCTCTTCATCAACAGATGGGATTTCACAGCCATGATGAGACCGCCTCAGGTCATGATATTTTGAACATTATGAGGTCACGCCAGTTAGGTGATCTGGACCCAGCCTTTGTCTACACTGCATTTGAAACCTACCTGCTCAGTCAGGTCTGTAATACATTGATCACTTATGATGCCAAGACGGAATCATTCCTGCCAGCGTTGGCTCACATGTGGGAGTGCAGTGAGGACCATCGCTTATGGACTTTCTATCTTCGGAAAGGTGTGCGGTTCCACAACGGCCGTGTCATGACATCCCGGGATGTGCAAGCAACGCTGCAACGATTGATTGATGTGCATAGTCCGTCCATCTGGTTGTATCGGGATATTGAACGTGCGGAAGTAGCTGGTGATTACTGCATCAAGTTTGTTCTGCATCGTCCTAATCGCTTCTTCTTGCATCTGTTCAGCTGTATTCGGATGACGATCCTGCCACACGATTACAATGCAGCCAACACCTTGATTGGTACAGGCCCTTTTCAGATTACACAGCAGAGTGAAGATGTACTGGAACTTGCCGCTTTTGATGCGTACTACGGCATCCGGCCACATCTGGATCAAGTCCATTTCTGGTTTGTGCCTGACCTGAATCCAAATGATCGTTATTATGAGCTGCCCGGTACAGATCGATTAAGTCTGGCAACAGGTTGTGATCAGACCAACAGCATCAATTATCCGGCGCTGGGTTGTCAGTATATGCTGTTTAATTTTCACAAGGAAGGCATTCATCATCATCCCCTATTTCGGCAAGCGCTGCGAATGGTCTATGATTCGGTTACACTTGTCAGAGATCTCGGCGGAAATCGGATTACACCAGCCAGCAGCTTCCTTCCCTGGAAAAGTGCAGCCCAAGACTGGACAGCTGCCTCTCTGGAGCAGGCTCGTGAATTGCTGCACAACTGTGGATACCAGGGAGAGACCATAACTTTATCGTATAAACATAATAAGGATGCAGACGTTGCAGAATGGTTCCAGTGTCGCGCAGAGTCTATCGGTCTGAACATCAGCATGAAGGCCGTTGTCGACTATTTCAACTCAGAGGAAACGACGAACGCGCAATTGATCCTCGCTGAAGAGATCCTGGAGGAAGATTGGCAGTACGGCATGATTCATTTTTTCAAAAACCTGTCCAATCATTTTCATATGTGTATGTCTCCTGCATTTCAGTCTTTGCTGGATGACACACTGGATCATTTCCCAAGACTTCATAGGGCAGACCGCACTTCGCTCCTGGATGAAGCTGAAGCCTTGCTGCGTGAACACTGTTGGATCTTGCATGGCTGTCACATGAACAAGCAGGCCGAACTGGATCAGAGCATCTTCGGCATGCAGCTCGCAGAATTCGGTTATATGGACATCTCCAAATTATGGATCAAAAACCCTTGA
- a CDS encoding response regulator encodes MDRVADGVEAIEAVKRNSYDIIFMDVHMPRLNGFEATKWIKKSSNPESCPYIIAVTANAVRGDMENCLRAGMDAYVSKPIKIDSIMQVLETYYVKNNL; translated from the coding sequence GTGGATCGTGTGGCGGATGGTGTTGAGGCTATCGAGGCGGTCAAACGCAATTCATATGATATTATCTTCATGGATGTGCATATGCCAAGGCTTAATGGATTCGAAGCAACAAAATGGATTAAAAAATCCTCGAATCCTGAGAGTTGTCCGTACATTATTGCGGTAACTGCAAATGCCGTAAGAGGAGACATGGAAAACTGCTTGAGGGCTGGCATGGATGCGTATGTCAGCAAACCGATTAAAATCGATTCCATTATGCAAGTATTGGAAACCTATTACGTCAAAAATAATCTCTAA
- a CDS encoding PAS domain-containing protein has product MIYIADLEGVCQFCSPSVQQILGYSPEEIMGQSNNAYFYPQDLERISQMDLTQGNLFNIRVRHKDGHYLWFETTYKIIGDAEHEQQILTIGRDISERKNKRTSVRRLNVLP; this is encoded by the coding sequence ATCATCTATATTGCCGATTTAGAGGGTGTTTGCCAGTTCTGCTCACCGTCAGTTCAACAAATATTGGGTTATTCCCCGGAAGAAATAATGGGCCAAAGCAATAATGCATACTTTTACCCACAAGATCTGGAACGGATTTCACAGATGGATTTGACGCAAGGTAATCTGTTCAATATTAGAGTCCGCCACAAAGACGGGCATTATCTTTGGTTTGAAACCACATACAAGATCATTGGTGATGCGGAGCATGAACAACAGATCCTTACGATTGGACGAGATATATCCGAGCGAAAAAACAAAAGGACATCAGTGCGGAGGCTGAACGTATTGCCTTAA
- a CDS encoding PAS domain S-box protein has protein sequence MQVQKVDHHELFEQIYNQAPIGIALAAPTGQWMKVNPAFCCMLGYTSDELMDLTYQDITHPDDSPQDMICCHELFEGKLKENQYEKRYIHKNGDILWCLLHVSLVRSEYNDEPLYFICHIVDISNRKLSEQKLLQREEVFKLITEHAQRSSILPI, from the coding sequence ATGCAGGTTCAAAAGGTCGATCATCATGAATTGTTTGAGCAGATCTATAACCAGGCGCCTATTGGGATTGCACTCGCTGCTCCAACAGGGCAATGGATGAAAGTAAATCCTGCTTTTTGCTGTATGTTAGGTTATACAAGTGATGAATTAATGGATCTCACGTATCAGGATATTACACATCCAGATGATTCGCCTCAAGATATGATCTGCTGTCACGAGTTATTTGAAGGTAAATTAAAAGAAAATCAGTACGAGAAGCGTTACATTCATAAAAATGGTGACATCTTATGGTGTTTGCTACATGTTTCCTTGGTTCGAAGCGAATATAACGATGAACCTCTTTATTTCATTTGCCATATTGTTGATATCTCCAATCGTAAACTGTCTGAACAAAAACTTCTGCAGCGCGAAGAAGTGTTCAAGCTTATTACGGAGCATGCTCAGAGATCATCTATATTGCCGATTTAG
- a CDS encoding sulfite exporter TauE/SafE family protein, whose translation MDLLLFIIMFILGLVGSFFSGLLGIGGAIINYPLLLYVPSWMGLEPFSAHEVSSISMFQVFFASLAGVIAFRRKVKMGRGGGAIVHRGLVLYMGSSILAGSLIGGFISGHLDGRVINLIYGILAILAIVLMLIPGKGKLDTSAPLVFNRWIAAGTAFAVGIVSGIVGAGGAFILIPIMLTVLRIPVRTTIASSLAIVFISAIGGVIGKITGGDIPVEPIIYTVIGSLLGASLGSKVSSMINVRVLRYALIVLIAITAVKVWSSIL comes from the coding sequence ATGGATCTTCTGCTTTTTATCATCATGTTTATACTGGGTCTGGTCGGTTCATTCTTCTCCGGTTTGTTGGGTATTGGTGGGGCGATTATCAATTATCCGCTACTGTTATATGTTCCATCCTGGATGGGACTGGAGCCATTCTCGGCACATGAGGTATCGTCGATTAGCATGTTTCAAGTATTTTTTGCTTCACTTGCCGGTGTGATTGCATTTCGGAGAAAAGTAAAAATGGGTAGAGGTGGTGGGGCGATTGTTCACCGCGGATTGGTGCTGTACATGGGCTCCAGTATTCTTGCTGGCAGTCTGATTGGTGGATTCATCTCCGGTCATCTGGATGGAAGGGTTATTAATCTGATCTATGGTATCCTCGCAATTCTGGCGATTGTGCTCATGCTGATTCCCGGAAAGGGAAAACTGGATACCTCAGCTCCTCTGGTGTTTAACCGATGGATTGCAGCAGGCACTGCTTTTGCAGTAGGCATTGTGTCCGGAATTGTTGGTGCAGGTGGTGCCTTTATTCTTATTCCCATCATGCTGACAGTTCTCCGCATCCCCGTACGAACGACGATTGCTTCTTCACTGGCGATTGTATTTATCTCTGCCATTGGTGGTGTTATAGGGAAAATTACGGGTGGAGACATTCCGGTGGAACCCATCATCTATACGGTTATCGGCAGTCTGCTGGGGGCATCCCTCGGTTCAAAGGTTAGTTCGATGATCAATGTAAGGGTACTTCGGTATGCTTTAATTGTACTGATCGCCATTACAGCGGTTAAAGTCTGGTCTTCCATTCTGTAA
- a CDS encoding SDR family oxidoreductase has product MVELNVQGTIVNTASIYGSVAAVGSFNYNAAKAAVVMMSKSGALELAEHGIRVVGVAPGFIETPILGDDQAMKDALATQHMRGKLIQPEKVASVVTFLFSDAASAVNGTTVAVDDGFLSFKTK; this is encoded by the coding sequence ATGGTCGAATTAAATGTACAAGGTACCATTGTTAATACGGCTTCGATCTATGGAAGTGTTGCTGCAGTAGGCAGCTTCAACTACAATGCAGCCAAGGCTGCTGTTGTTATGATGTCCAAATCCGGTGCACTGGAACTTGCTGAGCATGGCATTCGTGTAGTTGGTGTAGCACCTGGTTTCATTGAAACACCGATCCTGGGCGATGACCAGGCCATGAAAGATGCGCTTGCTACGCAACATATGCGTGGAAAGCTTATTCAACCGGAAAAAGTAGCCAGTGTGGTTACATTCCTGTTCAGTGATGCAGCCAGTGCAGTGAATGGGACAACCGTAGCCGTAGATGATGGTTTCCTTAGCTTCAAAACCAAATAA
- a CDS encoding SDR family NAD(P)-dependent oxidoreductase, whose translation MTEHNGKVIIITGGASGIGKETALQLSDQGATIVVADYNEDGAKKLAAEIEAAGGTAGAYKVDVSKGDEIKALIDWTVEQYGTLSGIFNNAGIGLVKPFLEMDPESYHRVIDVDQHSVYYGMYYGAKKWSN comes from the coding sequence ATGACTGAGCACAATGGAAAAGTAATCATTATTACAGGTGGAGCCAGCGGTATTGGTAAAGAAACGGCATTGCAACTTTCGGATCAAGGTGCGACTATTGTCGTCGCTGACTATAATGAAGACGGAGCGAAGAAGCTGGCGGCAGAGATTGAAGCAGCAGGCGGAACAGCGGGCGCGTACAAGGTAGATGTATCCAAAGGAGACGAGATCAAAGCCCTCATCGACTGGACAGTTGAGCAATATGGTACATTAAGCGGTATTTTCAATAACGCGGGCATTGGACTTGTGAAGCCGTTTCTGGAGATGGACCCGGAATCCTATCACAGAGTCATTGATGTAGATCAGCACAGTGTATACTACGGCATGTATTATGGCGCGAAAAAATGGTCGAATTAA
- a CDS encoding DUF6376 family protein: protein MFIRKRKHTLMMTGLIASSILLLSACSVVEQANQSLNYVSGATDYIEQVSNAGADLQELASGAVNNPEVTTQIQEKIDLIQAEASEFSQLTAPAIGESIHENLVSYNTQLTDVVDRFENTIAEQGFTVENWEKTGIPELITNINNLRDPLSGLQGE, encoded by the coding sequence ATGTTCATAAGAAAAAGAAAGCACACTTTAATGATGACAGGCCTTATTGCATCAAGTATTCTTTTGCTCTCGGCCTGTTCTGTTGTAGAACAAGCCAACCAAAGTTTAAATTATGTGAGTGGGGCTACTGATTATATAGAACAGGTATCGAACGCCGGGGCTGATCTGCAAGAGCTGGCATCGGGTGCGGTGAACAATCCGGAGGTAACGACGCAGATTCAGGAGAAGATTGATCTGATCCAGGCAGAAGCAAGCGAATTTTCTCAGTTGACCGCTCCTGCAATTGGTGAGAGCATTCATGAGAATTTGGTCAGCTACAATACGCAATTAACGGACGTTGTGGACCGTTTTGAGAACACGATTGCAGAGCAAGGTTTTACGGTAGAAAATTGGGAGAAGACGGGCATTCCAGAACTCATCACCAACATCAATAACCTGAGAGACCCGCTCAGCGGACTACAGGGGGAATAG